In Actinomadura citrea, a single window of DNA contains:
- a CDS encoding sel1 repeat family protein: MEHQQHAEWIPREQTRLVGALLEESGVAQKVISGRSREVAVAYRLLCPDLPGGLDPSTVSRMKTGSDLRKLKRCNLRLLHLTIAYVKSPRGEERAVSVGAVEEANDFADAVLRAGGAVEELKPSCFNPNDPRHDRAAGLFGEYGISLLERAIAQDDERSLRKIAVLQWLSGNIDDARYWNGRAGKMASGTPEALDAEVAAYEAYSSGRSYLYKGQRGIAEIYLALAADAGHRDAAFLLGDALEELQRNEEARRWFSTAQSNGHGEAGKRLSALEEGSLEGDLLDLCGDIDEGVLAEVDDTDSVSVIGADAAASYRRQML, translated from the coding sequence ATGGAGCACCAGCAACACGCTGAATGGATACCTCGCGAGCAGACCCGCTTGGTCGGCGCCCTCCTCGAAGAGTCCGGCGTAGCCCAGAAGGTTATCTCAGGAAGGAGCAGGGAAGTGGCGGTGGCGTATAGGCTGCTGTGCCCTGACCTGCCGGGCGGTCTGGACCCTTCCACTGTCAGCCGCATGAAGACGGGCAGTGACCTAAGGAAGCTTAAAAGATGCAATCTCCGCTTGCTTCATCTGACGATCGCGTACGTCAAGTCTCCAAGAGGCGAGGAGAGGGCAGTCTCGGTCGGCGCAGTGGAAGAAGCAAACGACTTCGCTGATGCTGTGTTGCGTGCCGGCGGCGCGGTCGAGGAGTTGAAGCCTAGCTGCTTCAACCCAAATGATCCGCGCCATGATCGCGCGGCTGGGCTCTTCGGCGAGTATGGGATCAGTCTGCTTGAACGCGCAATCGCGCAGGATGACGAGAGATCCCTCCGGAAGATCGCTGTACTGCAGTGGCTTTCGGGCAACATCGATGATGCGCGCTACTGGAATGGCCGTGCGGGTAAAATGGCGTCGGGCACGCCGGAGGCCCTGGATGCCGAAGTCGCGGCATATGAGGCGTACTCCTCGGGTCGCTCGTACCTCTATAAAGGCCAAAGGGGGATTGCCGAAATCTATCTTGCGCTCGCGGCGGATGCAGGCCACAGGGATGCCGCTTTCCTGCTAGGCGATGCTCTTGAGGAGCTGCAGCGAAATGAGGAGGCTCGGCGTTGGTTCTCCACGGCGCAGAGCAACGGTCACGGCGAGGCTGGCAAGCGGCTTTCTGCCTTGGAAGAGGGGTCGCTGGAAGGCGACCTGCTAGACCTGTGCGGTGACATTGACGAAGGAGTGCTGGCCGAGGTTGACGATACCGACTCAGTGTCGGTAATTGGAGCTGATGCAGCCGCGAGCTATAGGAGGCAGATGTTGTGA
- a CDS encoding HYD1 signature containing ADP-ribosyltransferase family protein — MEKDDSAAAVIRRGEQATLWHYTDARGLHGIRVSGALLPSLREANPQDARYGDGQYLSDVPPGAMSLAQLSRRLAGVPWQGRRFTHYVEVDVMGLALVECRSCVILVPGREPLQVDGRIVSWGANEWSGT, encoded by the coding sequence GTGGAAAAGGACGACTCCGCAGCTGCGGTCATTCGACGAGGCGAGCAGGCGACGCTGTGGCACTACACCGACGCTCGAGGGCTGCACGGCATTCGAGTGAGCGGTGCGCTGCTCCCGTCTCTGCGGGAAGCGAACCCGCAGGATGCGCGCTATGGCGACGGCCAGTATCTCTCCGATGTACCCCCAGGGGCGATGTCCCTCGCCCAGCTGTCCCGGCGCCTCGCGGGAGTCCCGTGGCAGGGGCGCCGCTTCACGCACTACGTTGAAGTCGACGTCATGGGACTTGCCTTGGTTGAGTGCAGGAGCTGCGTCATCCTTGTCCCCGGGCGCGAGCCGCTGCAGGTCGATGGGAGGATCGTCTCCTGGGGGGCGAACGAATGGTCTGGTACTTGA
- a CDS encoding DUF6881 domain-containing protein: MVWYLRVEWVHSFSEEPVEIYSEVGDDGYEVRKIELFRDGHLQYADERHEAAGTSLSETPVGTVAEIAADEEFRPRTITGQEFEEIWARAVATRDG, encoded by the coding sequence ATGGTCTGGTACTTGAGAGTCGAGTGGGTCCACAGCTTCAGCGAGGAGCCAGTCGAGATCTACAGCGAGGTCGGCGACGACGGCTACGAGGTTCGCAAGATCGAGCTGTTCCGCGACGGGCACCTGCAGTACGCTGACGAGCGCCATGAGGCTGCAGGGACCAGTCTCTCGGAGACGCCCGTGGGCACAGTAGCTGAGATCGCTGCCGATGAGGAGTTCCGGCCTCGTACGATCACCGGACAGGAGTTCGAGGAGATATGGGCTCGGGCCGTCGCGACACGGGACGGGTAA
- a CDS encoding very short patch repair endonuclease — MGSGRRDTGRVSPATDSDVTGVAWQPPEGSWASSAANRRSMLGNRNRDTSPELALRSLVHAAGLRYRVAAKPLPGMRRTADLVFRPTRVAVFIDGCFWHGCPEHFVPPKTNPEYWRGKIGRNVERDRDTDARLANAGWLVLRFWEHEPADHCAHAVCEAVQSRRSAS; from the coding sequence ATGGGCTCGGGCCGTCGCGACACGGGACGGGTAAGCCCCGCGACTGATAGCGACGTGACCGGCGTGGCCTGGCAGCCCCCTGAAGGCTCTTGGGCCTCATCAGCTGCAAATCGCCGCAGCATGCTCGGAAACCGCAATCGCGACACGTCGCCTGAGCTCGCCCTCCGATCACTGGTCCACGCAGCTGGGCTGCGGTACAGGGTGGCAGCCAAGCCGCTCCCAGGGATGCGCAGGACCGCGGACCTGGTCTTCCGGCCGACTCGGGTAGCTGTCTTCATCGACGGGTGCTTCTGGCACGGTTGCCCGGAGCACTTCGTGCCGCCCAAGACCAACCCGGAGTACTGGCGGGGAAAAATCGGCCGCAACGTCGAGCGGGATCGCGACACGGATGCCCGTCTCGCGAACGCCGGGTGGCTCGTGCTGCGGTTCTGGGAGCACGAGCCAGCAGACCACTGCGCCCACGCGGTCTGCGAGGCTGTCCAGTCCCGTCGCTCTGCCAGCTGA